From Ptychodera flava strain L36383 chromosome 9, AS_Pfla_20210202, whole genome shotgun sequence:
AGCAAAGACGAACAACAactgatgaataattttgtctttcttgtctttctttcttatttatttatttatttatttatttatttatttatttgtgtatctatttatctatctatttatctatttttttatttatttcaaattacagacatttgtatcatataaaataaaacaagtattgattacaagacatagtgtgtgagaatactattgttttacagtaaaattcggactcatgttcctgttttgtaaataataacgatggaattattgtaaaaatgtctaaaatatgaagggaatgtacaaggtatatggaaataaaaaaaagttattaaaatcggaccaatattgGGCAGTAAGTGGCCAAAAGCGTTGAAACTATAATAccagggcggccattttggatttatgcaaattaggcagtTTTCCACTCCTcggattttggaagacttttgatatgtttttatatgggtttttctgagatgaatggtgaaaaaataaattctgttgcaatttgtggtgggttacccccttttttggcctaaaatgaCTGGACTATTACACGGATGAAAATAAATTGACCGTGTAGGGCCTACAGAATATGAGAATGAACTCATCATACAAACTATTGAAATGTCATGTTCAAGTTATTCTAacttacaaaatttaaaaaaaatatttcatactgTATTGTTAAAAAGACATGGaatgtgttttaatatttggaaGCATTCGGTTTAAAAACTTGTTTTAAAACGTGGAGTACAGCAAACAAGTAACTATGGAGAATATACGGACAGCCATAAAAGGAGAGTATACCTTTGAACAATAAGGAAAACATCTATAAACAAATCTACGATGTCCAGGGCTTGGCAAGTAAAATATGGATCACAGGATACTTATTTATATAGTCAATGCCCCTAATCAAACACAATCATGAAAAAAGAACGTTCGTGGAACACACTCCATCGGTCACTTTTGTAGAGTTTTGATGTCGGTAGTGGATTTTGTAGGCGGTATTCCGGATGATGTCTCCACAATCGTTATGAGTGCAGTAGTagtatgaagaaacactttggATATCCTCTGGAGAAAATAATAGTTTGAAGGCCTTTACTGGAATGTGATTTATGCGAGTATATACTTTAGATCGTGCGTAAGGTAAACCCTTGAAACTCTGAATTTGTCAACGCTAGAAAAAATGCACTATCGTAATTGTATTCGCGACACAAATTTAAGCAGATACGTTTTGTACAATCGTAACTCAATTGACTATAAATGCAATAGTTACATTATCTACTACCCTTGATTTATAATTGATTTTTTGTCATCGTTTCCAACATGTATAGTGACGTTATTTTAGCCTTTGATAAGAGTTACACCTTTGCCTTTCTTATTTAAGTTTTAAAGTTAAAGGTTGCGTGCGAGTGTCTTGGTATTTGCGAAGAAAAATCTTTGATACATGATCTCCATCGCTATTCACAAATTTCGTTCGTACTCCGACCGTTAGTCAAGTGAAGGCTGTGTAACTGAAATTGGCTGCCTGACATTGTTGACCTTCGCCTGCGTTGCTTATGGAAAGTTGTTTGCCGTCTTGTTTGTTTACTCCAAGAAAACTCTGGCTGCACTGGGTTGCGTAAGCTTTGCCTTTTAAGTAATgcaacttgtgaattttcctctccACAAACATTCTGAAGCGAACTCCCTTCTTGCTTTCCCACACATTGGCCACTTCTGATTTCAGTCCCGGGATACGCTTGCTGTGATGTGTGTGTGGCGTTTATATTTCTACGTTTTGGTATGGCTCCCTGAAGACCCACCTCTTGCCACTGGCTTCCTACTTGACCGTTTGGTGATTGTTGTCGAGTAGACCGTGAATCGTTGTCACTGCCTGGGAAGACAATCATCTTTCCACGTCTGTTTCTCGAAACGTCGAATCCTTGTTGAATGTTAAACCATCCGTAAATGTTGTCGCTAAGCAAACCCTGGTTTTCCTGAACGCACTGCAGGGAGAGCTGAGAGTTCATTGGCGGATGCCATGGTAACTGGTATATTTCTTCCTCCGCATCTTCGTGCCTTGAGTCTTCAGTTGCTGCTAATAAATCACGTGGTGCCCTTTCTCGTCTCCGTCTCTGCGGATCAGCCTGCTTCTTGAGATCATCTTCAATAATGGTAGCAGCATCATCTCTACTCTTCTTTCTTAGCAACGTGGCAAGGTCTTGAAGTGATCGCCCATCTTCTTTCCAAAGCTGTATGACGATTTTCGTCGGGCTGCCGTTGTTTTGTTGAGCGTGATGTCGAATCCAGTTCATTTGACTAGGTTTCAAATCCAGTTCCGCTGCAACTTGCTGCCAGTCATTTGACATTGCATGCGGTACATCCAGTAGCATTTGGACAGCGGTTAGAGCACCGTGCGTCAGTTCGTCACCGCAGTATCTTGCTTGTGTTTCAAACTCTGCCTGACGTGGTAAGACTGCAGTACAGCCCCTCAAAGCCAGACTGGCGCCTTCATTCTCCAACATTTGGTTCCAGGAGGTTTGTAGGGAAGACGATTGAGTGGAGAGTACATTTACACTTTCCCGCATCAGCTGATCATGACAAATGTACTTGGCAACATCTGGTACAACTGTTGGCATCGGCACCAGCATTTTATCGCAACTTTCCTGCAAGTGctaaaaaggaaaataaaattatctatttatatatatatatatatatatatatattatatatactctgATAAATAATTGTCATTATTGCTAGCACAACTGAGTATGTTCTCCTTTGTCGATATTATATTTATCGAGGTCACAGTATAACTTGTAAGAAGGCAAAGTTGACTACAGTGTTCGGGATTTTGGAACAGTAGGCctactatgtcattgtcaatgtcaaACAACAAGTACGGCCACACTTTAGATAATCCGCATTGTGTCGCTAAACTGTTTAAAGAAGTAAAAGTCTGAAATGAGTGTCTGAGCGATCGGTGAAACATACCATTGTGACAGACAATTCGATTGGATTGCTATTTTCCTGATTCACTTCTATTGTTGCCCAGATATCTTCAACCGTCTGGTCtgttttcaagatgacaaaacaaCAGTTCGGTACGCTGGAGTTTCCATCAGCCCACAGAACCTCTGGATCAACAACCTGGCATGACAACACAATAAGCATCAGGTGTGTTCAGAATGCAACAAAACTACCCTAACCTAGATATTGAATGATTACGGTATGCATTTTGTGTATCGCCTGAAATTCAATTAGCAGCGTCTCTACGTATATCCTTTACTATCATTCAGTGTATTCTGTTATTCGACAGGAACATCGTCGATACTTCCTGATTATCATGCTGAATGCTGCTTTTCAActctgaaaaacacatttattgAGCAGATATAAAATACCAATTATCGCCAACTTTGTGCTTTCATGCAGAATCGTCGGGCCTTCTTGGTTATCTTacgttttgttatttttttgtatgttgttcaaaatgcattttctacaataaaatgcaaatttttgctcaaacatgTCTTCTCGAGGCAAATCACAATTGAATTCAGTGAGTATTATCTGGGGTCCAGTCAAAATGATGACGTTATATTCTAACATAGCATACAAGATCACAGAGGTCCATGAAATGTATGACCACTTTTTGAATTTCGTTGTACAATACGTTCCGAAACATTTTGGACGATAAATTCTCAAAACCAGAGCTTTACTTCCTGTACGAAGTGATCAAACGATGATTCACCATACCGAAAGTACACATGTAGGTTATGAATTACAACGTTATAACGTTAGTTGCTGTTACCTTTTCATCACTTCCCATGACCTTCCACTTCTCCACAGGTTCAAAACTACCAAGCCTTATCTTGACCGGACCGCCACGCTTTTTTATAATGATCTGTCGGGGTCCATCGCATCGGGATCCGGGCTGTCGAACTTTCTTTTCCACTGCGGATATGAGCTGGAAAATAGTAGAAGTTTGAACTGTACATGTCAGTGAACGAAAAATGAATTTGTATATTTCGTGCAATGACAGTTTTTAGCCGGGAATGTTCCTAGATTTCCCATATAAAAGGCCGAATATTTCCAAAGATGTTAAAATATCGTGTTCTGCTTACTTCGTCAGAGTCCTTCGCATCACTTGGTAGCAGGTACAATCTCACTGTTATTTCCTTTGCCGATGATAGGAGCGGGGAGCAGTAGGTGAATGCGTTACAACAAATGCTACTCGGTTTAATGCCATCATCAAAGCGCACTTCTCGTACTTTTCGGATTTGCGCCTGTCGTTCCCACTGCGTTATGTCTGCGTAGATCGCTGAGCTAGCTGAGCTTATTCCACTCGTTGACGACGAGAGATAAGGATATGGATAATACGGATCATCGTCTTGATCAGTTTCACTGTAAAAGTCTTTCGATGAACGAAGACATTTGTTGCTTCCTGCGGCGGGAACATACGTATTTCAAGTTATGAAAATTTAGTTCATGATACTACCAATCTATCTAGAAAAGGTATCGGCAGAAATAATAACAGTGCACTATAACAGATCAATAATTTATTTCCATACCTGAGTAATTGTTCAACAAGAGGGACTACGAATATTGCAGCTAGGGTCACCTTGCTTAGTTTGGCTTCCTAAAGAAAGtgattacctaacatttacagatggttgaaattcaaaattaccgCCATCCCTATTTTAACTCGATGGCGATAATGCaattttgcgatatttaaaGAGTAAGACTTTTTTTCTGCATTAAGAGCATTAAAGAGCGTTAAAATGAGCTGCCCCCAAGTGGTAGACgagaaaagtattttaaaatttgaacgtCCGCATATCTGTACCCGGTGCGCATCCTGACTGAAATCCCTAGACTTCGCACGCAAAATGAAGTGtgttataaaatttgaaaatgaaacaaaacgtCTACACAGCTAAACTGTAATGGAATATATTAGTGAGGTAACGCAAAAAACAGTAACACTGAACACTGTGCCGGGGCACTGTGCCTCGCACTCAAAACAGACATGGATACTAGtaagatgtacatgtaagacgttattattttgtaaagtttgcACCTAAATAATGCGGAGACAAAATATAGCCTCTAATGTTTACTAAATAGTCTGTAAATATGACATCACCTTTGAATCCACTGTACCCATCAACAGTATTCCCACCGTCACTCGCACCTTTATGTGTGTTTTCTTCACCAAGATCGTCCTTGTTCCTACCAGTGTCACCGGACAGTTGATCGCCGTCAGTGGCATCTTCTTTCTCATCATAACCACTACTGTAGTCATCCTCTGCCTCCTCCGTTGATTCTTCATCCTCCGAGTTGTCTGGACTAGTtgttgtttccatagtaactgtaTACCAGGTAAAGTGCTTCATAAGCAGCAAGGTGTACGCGGGTTTTATCAcacagagtaaattttcagacaCCAAAGGCATCTTCTTCCAAGATTTCGGCTCGCCTTAGTTTCGGAAATAAGGGAAAATAGGGAAAGAAACATAACTACCTTTTATAGCTTTTATATATAAAAGAGGACCACACGATGAAAGACACTAGAACACACAGGGACAGAGAGTGGAAGGCAGCCCTCACACATTCTTAGTGGTTGATACGTGACTCGTGATAGGATGTTATAAAATCAAGCTTTGTGCCAGAATATCATTGTTTGTAAACCTTTTGATCTAATGTACAACTTAGATGTCATTTGAGTATATCGGCCCAACGAAGACGGGTAAGCCGCGAGATTTGGACCAGTCCATATCGTCCGGTATTAATAGCTTCTTTAAATTTCATCGTTGGCAACATTGTAGATGAAGGTGTTGTTTAATTTAATTGTAACTATCAAGTGTAATAGGGAATTTGTGAATTAACGCAGACGTTTAATGTGCTTGAGGGAGGCTGTCGTTGGAACAGGGCGTGTacgtgcgactttcttgtttacaaaaaaatgcattttatgcatgatatctagatgcatcatgtcaacatagctacaacatttaaattttccgATATTCATAACACAAGTATATGTTttcactttcatcaatcgccaacgtaccctagatacagtgtttacatcggtcgtaggagTCACTGGCAACCTTCGAGCAGAGTTCCGAAGATAGCCTCCCTTTACATGTATCTATATGAACTATCAATGCTGATATCTATGGTGAACGTCACTATACCATGGAGCAATGCGTGGGCATGGGTACATGCGCAGACTTACCAAACCCAGTCTCGCTACAGTACACAGTAACCTTGGTAACACCATGGCGACCGGTATGGCAGTGTGGTAGTCGTAAGAAGACAGGTTGCTGGAATTGTAAACCGTGAGGACCTACACAAACTATCCACGTTGCTAACTGCTCCGTTGGTGCGAGAAGTGGTACATCGTCCTTTTCACCGCTTACTGCTAAAAATATCTCCTGTGATTTCTCAGGTTGAAATGCGTATTCAGGAACAGAAAGCGTCAAACCAGTTGGCGGCAAGAACAACTGCCCACCTAAATGATCGAAACTATTCCAAACCTTGTACATGTGTGGAAGGTAGTTGTAAGAGGGACGCGAGACAGAATCACTGTGACTGCCTTCTTTCAGCAGCTTTCCTTCACTATCGAGGTCAACTGTTGTCTTTGGCCGTCTATTTTCCTTGGCAATTCTGACATTCTCTGCGGAGAGGTAAGCAGGGACGTTCATACAACTGAAGCCGTTCGAGCAAGGAGTGCCGACATTGTTGAAGTTCGTGTTGTTTTGCAAAACTTCGACATCTGAAACTAGCCCAACATGACAAGAACACCTTGACTTGTGTTTAAATTTTACCTTTTCGGCATCGCTGACATTCTCCCGAAATGGTGAATAGTTTTGATCGATATACTGAATACTATCACTCTCTGTGCACGAGTATAGGTCCTCACTCAAACGATCGAATGAAACAGTTCTGTTTCTTTGTGACTGTTTTCTATCTTCGCATAAGTGAATCCCGCTGTCTGAACTCTTTTCCCGGGAAAAGATCGGACTAGAAAGAGTACCCCTTTCAGGATACGTAGATTCGACATATATGCCATCCTTAAAGTCTTCTTCTCTTCTCCCAAAAGTTAAGTCTCCAATACTCATATAATCACTGCTGATACTCGATGTATCATGGGAATGATATAATGTCTGGTGTGTGTGCGCTGCATCCTTGTTCTCGCTCAGTTCCCTGTAATCAGTCTGTGTGCCATCTGGTTTGGATTTTACGGTTTTTGGAATCTGAAATACATAAAAGCGAAAGTATTGGTATCGAAATCACAAATTTGAAACTTCGAAATCACCCGGCGTAACCAGCCTCCGAATCTGTGCAACTAAACAGTGGAATCTAAAAACTTAATTTCAGATCCTATCATCTTATCGTCGAATCAAGCCAGCTATTATCAACCCGTCTTTGAATCCCCTTGTCCTAGTCAGTGACCTAACCTCGGATATTATCACCATATGTTTGAATCCTCGTAAGCTAACTTAATGTGGATATGCTGACCTGAGAATATGTGAGCTCAGTTTGGATTTGATTTAGCGCCATTAGACACCAGTAGTCACGGTTGTTAGAAATGCTACTGACGATGCAATCGTGATCGGCAGAACGTCTTCTAACGCTTCCTTTGCGACTTCCTTCGATCTCAAACTGGAAGAACTTTTCCAGGCTAATACCTCTtagtttcattcaaatttgtgtTAATTGCTTGCATGCTATAAAAATTCTGTGCACGTCATCCTAATGATGTATAATGTGTCTATGTCGTAGAATGAGAATGGTGTCTAGTGCCTTATAGATAGAATGGCCCTGGCTATTAAAGCGTTTTCTTTGACATAGTATTGGAATTTCAGTCATTAAAAATTGATTCGGCAACATATTTAAATGCTTTTGtcatatatgagagagagagagagagagagagagagagagagagagagagagagagagagagagagagagagagagagagagagagagagagagagagagtgtgtgttaAGAAAAAGTGGTGTATCTTACTGTATCTTACGCCGAACAATCGATCAAAGAATTTGGACTCGTATCTTCCTTACTTTCTAATCCCCTTATCCTAGTTGACCTCCATTTGTGTCTGGAATGTCTGAATCTCTACGATATATTCCATTCGTCAGGACTTATCCCCTCTCCTTGCTCCCTTTTATGGGTGAAGTTGTATTGCACTTAGCCTATCAGTAGTGGGAGGGCGCTCCTGCTTAACCTTTCCACTCATCATGTTTACAAAGTTTGTACTTTGAACACACTATTCATAAATTTCGCTTACTTTGGATACAGATTCAGTGAACTCTCGTCCAAAGAGAAGTATTGAGTATTGAGTATTGAACTCCACTTTCGCAATCTTCACTTCTAGTATACGTATCAAAAATGCGCTCCTAGGCAtagtatatttttgtaaatttttctcagTCTTTGTGAAAAAACTATGTGCAGATGGCCAATTTTATATCTAATTTTAGTCCATAATTTCTAGACATTCTCAGACATCCAACCCTTCTCCCCTGAAGTTTTCGAGAGCCCCTTAGTCTATCTCACATTCGAGTGACGTTTGGCCATGCTACGCTGCGGATCAGGAATTGGATCAATCGTTCAAGCCTAATTGAAGGAACCGTTTTATTTCTTTTGCCACGAAACCTCTAAATTTATATGCTTATCTAGCGCATGCGGAAGTTCATGCATGGTTCGCGTCCGTGGTTGTCCAAATAACTCGGTATGCGATCACTAAACTATCAACGCGACAGAGTTTACCGAAGTTTATTCCCTTCGTTTGTTCAGTTACATTTTTGAGCAACAATCTAACACCCTCCTCCCCGAGTTCCTCCGCATTCACTCCATTTTTGTGAAGGATGCCTTCCCTGCATTAAATAAATGAAACAGTCACATGATAAAGGACAAGGATGAAGTAAAtacaacacaaaaaaaattccagGAAAAATTCCAGCCTTCTGTTATgagatcaaattattttttccctttCACCTGCCGACAATTTTCCCCTAAAACCCTCAACCCTCAGACTGCCATAGTGCATTCAATGCGCGTATGTGTACAGCAATGGAATTTGTATACAGCTCGCCCAGAATGCAGTGCGATGCTAAGGGTTCGTTCCAGGAAATTGTACAATTGCGAAGCTATTTTTGGAAAATTACAGACACCgtaattttttctaatatttgcGGTTATCACAATGCCGAGCTGTTTTGACTTCCAGGCAATCCGATAGTTCGTGATGGGGGAAAACCTATACGCTCTGCTACCATCGTTTGGTCGCAGAAAAAACGGTGCAAACTGGGAATTGTACAGCGAACAGGTTATTCTTTATAATACGCAGGGAAACTGATAAGCTTCAATATTTCCGAAGTTGTTCAACCCCGACCAACATTGTTTTGTTCATTTCGAGATTCCCTCTCGATACAATTTCGAGTAAAACACTCCATATATCGCGTTTCGATACAGATCCCCATCCTACCACAGTAGAAAATTCCTGCTCTGAAAAAGCGTCTCAACAGCGGCTAATCACCGCAGTGTATGAAAGTTCTCTTTCGTttgttagtccccgcggacgaagtccggcggggacttaggcatagattgggtcccgtctgtgcgtccgtccgtccgtccgtccgtccgtccgtcatcaacagtttctcagacactgctgaaccaatttcgttcaaactaggcacaaaggcatagcactatgacctacagatgcacgtcgatttattttgtgatacgatcgaatttggccgcgaggcggccattttgttgcgattttcaCGTCTCAGACATCCTggagcagattctgttcaaacttggcacaaaggcataacactatcgctttcatatccatgtcaaataattttgcgatacaattcaatatgggcgcgaggcggccattttgttgcgatttttcatgtctttggaccataactcagacatccttgaacagattctgttcaaatttggcacaaaggcataacactatggcctacatgtgcatgtcaaattattttgcgatacgatccaatttggtcgcaaggcggccattttgtttgcgatttttcatgtctttgaaccgtaactcaaacatccttgaaccgattctgttcaaacttggcacaaaggcataacactatggcctacaaacgcatgtcgaattatattgcgatacgatccaatatgggcgtgattgcgatttttcatgtctttggaccataactcagacatccttgaaccgattctgttcaaatttggcacaaaagcaaaacattatgcccttcatatgaacaccaatttatttcgtgatatgatccgaccaatatggctgacaggcggccatttttttgcgattttttcatgtctttgaaccgtaactcaaacatccttgaaccgattttgttcaaacttggcacaaaggcaaagcacgtactatggcatgcatatgcatgtatcaattaaccttgcaataggatccaatatggctgcagaactgccattttgttggaattttgcatgtctttgaagcgtaattcaaaggtcattgcacccattttgtccaaacttggcacaaagatcaagcactatggcatacatgtcaatgtacttcgtgacatgttccaatattgcTGCCCGATGgccatttttggattttttcatgtctttgaggcttaatcatatgcaaatattccttaaccaatgttgttgagacctggtacaaagataaagtactatggcatacatatgcatgtctactaattttgtgctatgatccatatggtcaatagacagccatttgatttcaattttggtgtgattttttatgtctttgaaacataaacataggtcactgtctctcgatggactgattttgttcaaacgtgatacgaagataaaatactatggctgcattcttgtgcacattaaattgtttcattatatgatccgaaatggctgatggctgattacaacaacatacccgatcccataccatttcgaaaattccaccaaaccatgtgtatagtatgtgccgtcatgacactagaggcagtgagggcatcattatgtgtgatgtaatcaaaagttccttcagtggtcattaccggcagagatgagtcatttattgaatgtTCCTCAGAtaact
This genomic window contains:
- the LOC139140043 gene encoding uncharacterized protein, producing the protein MGRKMGLSKLLRSCIPKTVKSKPDGTQTDYRELSENKDAAHTHQTLYHSHDTSSISSDYMSIGDLTFGRREEDFKDGIYVESTYPERGTLSSPIFSREKSSDSGIHLCEDRKQSQRNRTVSFDRLSEDLYSCTESDSIQYIDQNYSPFRENVSDAEKVKFKHKSRCSCHVGLVSDVEVLQNNTNFNNVGTPCSNGFSCMNVPAYLSAENVRIAKENRRPKTTVDLDSEGKLLKEGSHSDSVSRPSYNYLPHMYKVWNSFDHLGGQLFLPPTGLTLSVPEYAFQPEKSQEIFLAVSGEKDDVPLLAPTEQLATWIVCVGPHGLQFQQPVFLRLPHCHTGRHGVTKVTVYCSETGFGEPKSWKKMPLVSENLLCVIKPAYTLLLMKHFTWYTVTMETTTSPDNSEDEESTEEAEDDYSSGYDEKEDATDGDQLSGDTGRNKDDLGEENTHKGASDGGNTVDGYSGFKGSNKCLRSSKDFYSETDQDDDPYYPYPYLSSSTSGISSASSAIYADITQWERQAQIRKVREVRFDDGIKPSSICCNAFTYCSPLLSSAKEITVRLYLLPSDAKDSDELISAVEKKVRQPGSRCDGPRQIIIKKRGGPVKIRLGSFEPVEKWKVMGSDEKVVDPEVLWADGNSSVPNCCFVILKTDQTVEDIWATIEVNQENSNPIELSVTMHLQESCDKMLVPMPTVVPDVAKYICHDQLMRESVNVLSTQSSSLQTSWNQMLENEGASLALRGCTAVLPRQAEFETQARYCGDELTHGALTAVQMLLDVPHAMSNDWQQVAAELDLKPSQMNWIRHHAQQNNGSPTKIVIQLWKEDGRSLQDLATLLRKKSRDDAATIIEDDLKKQADPQRRRRERAPRDLLAATEDSRHEDAEEEIYQLPWHPPMNSQLSLQCVQENQGLLSDNIYGWFNIQQGFDVSRNRRGKMIVFPGSDNDSRSTRQQSPNGQVGSQWQEVGLQGAIPKRRNINATHTSQQAYPGTEIRSGQCVGKQEGSSLQNVCGEENSQVALLKRQSLRNPVQPEFSWSKQTRRQTTFHKQRRRRSTMSGSQFQLHSLHLTNGRSTNEICE